A window from Leptothermofonsia sichuanensis E412 encodes these proteins:
- a CDS encoding WG repeat-containing protein, which translates to MPCHQKIWSPLLLAGLALVGLGACNQLAQPHKVHQMASAIPPAPLADLTPALPDVLTQASTEDSLHPIPPQFDSASDFSEGLALVGFENTYGFINKAGKVVVKPDLEINGMSPFSEGLAVVRFGGVAGFIDKKGQLLANQYEEAAKFSNGLAAVRQGRQYGYVDRSGKLVIPPQFAMALAFSENLAAVKIENKYGYIDRRGQIAIAPQFDDSWGFSEGMAVIRQGKKWGYLGKSKTVEIPPQFDGAFRFSNSMARVRVGQQWGYINRQGAIVIPPQFSFASDFSQGLAAVQSNRQWGYINQSGKQVINPQFDFAADFSEGLAAVKVNGKWGYINKSGKLTIPAIFDNVGPFAEGMARVQVGEQWGYISHRAAEGNF; encoded by the coding sequence ATGCCCTGCCATCAAAAAATCTGGAGTCCGTTGCTTCTCGCCGGACTGGCTTTGGTTGGATTGGGTGCCTGCAATCAGCTTGCACAGCCGCATAAGGTTCACCAGATGGCATCCGCCATTCCGCCTGCCCCTCTGGCAGACCTGACGCCTGCCTTACCCGACGTCCTCACTCAAGCCTCCACGGAGGACTCACTCCATCCCATTCCACCCCAATTTGACAGTGCTTCAGACTTTTCTGAAGGGCTGGCACTGGTGGGGTTTGAGAATACCTACGGTTTCATCAATAAAGCTGGAAAAGTAGTGGTGAAACCTGACCTGGAAATCAATGGGATGTCTCCTTTTTCTGAAGGGTTGGCTGTAGTCCGCTTTGGGGGAGTAGCCGGGTTTATTGATAAAAAGGGGCAACTGCTTGCTAACCAGTACGAGGAAGCCGCCAAATTTTCCAACGGACTGGCCGCCGTGCGCCAGGGACGCCAGTACGGTTACGTGGACCGATCTGGAAAGCTGGTAATTCCGCCTCAGTTTGCTATGGCGCTGGCTTTCTCAGAAAACTTGGCGGCAGTGAAGATTGAAAACAAATATGGTTATATTGATCGCCGCGGACAGATTGCGATCGCCCCTCAGTTCGATGACTCCTGGGGATTTTCCGAAGGGATGGCAGTGATTCGCCAGGGGAAAAAATGGGGCTATCTGGGGAAAAGTAAAACCGTCGAAATCCCACCCCAGTTTGATGGGGCATTCCGATTTTCAAACTCAATGGCACGGGTCCGGGTTGGCCAGCAGTGGGGCTACATCAACCGCCAGGGGGCGATCGTCATTCCACCCCAATTCAGCTTTGCCTCCGATTTTTCTCAAGGGCTGGCCGCCGTACAAAGCAACCGCCAGTGGGGTTACATCAACCAGTCTGGCAAACAGGTGATCAATCCCCAATTTGACTTCGCCGCCGACTTTTCTGAGGGACTGGCCGCCGTCAAAGTGAATGGCAAATGGGGGTACATCAACAAATCAGGTAAACTAACCATCCCGGCTATCTTTGACAACGTTGGCCCCTTTGCCGAAGGCATGGCAAGAGTCCAGGTTGGAGAACAGTGGGGCTATATCAGCCATCGGGCTGCTGAGGGCAATTTCTAG
- the rlmD gene encoding 23S rRNA (uracil(1939)-C(5))-methyltransferase RlmD has protein sequence MTHPNLKSKTHNPTSEPSWQQGQLIELTITDLSDSGDGVGRFGERVVFVPDTVTGDRVRVRLLRVKPTFAQGKLHELLEPSSHRVRPCCIVADKCGGCQWQHVDYAYQLEAKQNIVRQALERLGGFSHPPIKPILSMAEPLHYRNKATYPLRRSQTGQVQAGYYQKGSHQIVNLNQCPIQDSRLNPLLAEVKRDIQQRGWGIYDETNHRSKLRHLGLRIGRRTGEMLLTLVSKEGNLAGIEEQAEVWMSRYPGLVGVLLNINPDRTNAIFGPETHSIAGKPYLTETFAGLSFQIRPDTFFQVNTEQAETLLQRILDQLKLEGHEVLVDAYCGIGTLTLPLAKQVKQAIGLEVQPEAIEQAWNNAIANQIQNVDFQVGEVETILPSLNLKPDIVLLDPPRKGCTPAVIATLQQMQPAQIVYVSCNPATLARDLKRLCQTGEYRLQHVQPADFFPQTAHVECAVFLIRHEI, from the coding sequence ATGACCCACCCCAACCTAAAATCCAAAACTCATAATCCAACATCTGAACCCTCCTGGCAACAGGGGCAGCTCATCGAACTCACCATTACTGACCTGAGCGACAGTGGCGATGGGGTAGGACGGTTTGGGGAACGGGTTGTATTTGTGCCAGATACCGTGACCGGCGATCGCGTCCGGGTGCGTCTGTTGCGAGTAAAACCAACCTTTGCCCAGGGTAAGCTACACGAACTTTTAGAACCGTCCTCCCATCGAGTTCGCCCCTGCTGCATCGTGGCAGACAAGTGCGGCGGCTGCCAGTGGCAGCATGTGGACTATGCCTATCAACTGGAAGCGAAGCAAAACATCGTTAGACAGGCCCTGGAACGCCTTGGCGGCTTCAGCCATCCGCCCATAAAGCCGATCCTATCGATGGCTGAGCCATTACACTACCGGAATAAGGCAACCTATCCTCTGCGGCGATCGCAAACCGGGCAGGTACAGGCAGGTTACTACCAGAAAGGAAGCCACCAGATTGTAAACCTGAACCAGTGCCCGATCCAGGACTCCCGTTTGAACCCGCTACTGGCAGAAGTGAAGCGGGACATCCAGCAGCGCGGGTGGGGCATTTATGACGAGACAAACCACCGCAGCAAATTGCGTCACCTGGGCTTGCGGATTGGTCGCCGGACTGGAGAAATGTTACTCACCCTGGTTTCTAAGGAAGGCAACCTGGCTGGAATTGAAGAACAGGCTGAGGTGTGGATGAGCCGCTATCCAGGGCTTGTGGGTGTATTACTGAACATTAACCCTGATCGCACCAACGCCATCTTTGGACCTGAAACCCACAGCATTGCAGGCAAGCCCTACCTGACCGAAACCTTTGCCGGGTTAAGCTTCCAAATTCGTCCCGATACGTTCTTTCAGGTCAACACAGAGCAGGCAGAAACCCTTTTGCAAAGGATTCTGGATCAACTCAAGCTGGAAGGGCATGAGGTTCTGGTAGATGCCTACTGTGGCATCGGAACACTCACCTTGCCGTTAGCTAAACAGGTGAAGCAGGCGATCGGCTTAGAAGTGCAGCCGGAGGCAATTGAGCAGGCGTGGAACAATGCGATCGCAAATCAGATTCAAAATGTAGACTTTCAGGTTGGAGAAGTCGAAACCATTCTCCCATCCCTGAATCTGAAACCCGATATTGTACTGCTTGACCCACCCCGTAAGGGTTGCACACCAGCAGTGATTGCTACCCTCCAGCAAATGCAGCCAGCACAAATCGTTTATGTCAGTTGCAACCCCGCCACCCTTGCCCGCGACCTCAAACGCCTCTGCCAGACTGGCGAATACCGCCTCCAACACGTCCAACCCGCTGATTTTTTCCCGCAAACTGCCCATGTTGAGTGTGCTGTGTTTCTAATTCGGCATGAAATTTAA
- a CDS encoding DNA adenine methylase, giving the protein MQTPVVKSVYPRPFLKWAGGKGQLIQQYIPYFPKRFSTYYEPFLGGGAIFFYLQPQCSFLMDINSELVNVFRCVRDDVEALIDLLKEHRDRHCADYYYSIRSSVTSSNLERAARLIYLNKTCFNGLYRENSKGQFNVPIGKYKNPAICDPELLRAASWSLKHSRIEVQPFEVVLRYARGEEDFVYFDPPYHPISATSKFTAYNRYSFSQEDQIRLRDTFARLANRGVKVMLSNSDCPFIRDLYRDFTIHTIYASRSINSNTEKRGKITELLITC; this is encoded by the coding sequence ATGCAAACTCCAGTTGTGAAATCTGTTTATCCTCGTCCTTTCTTAAAGTGGGCAGGTGGAAAAGGACAGTTGATTCAACAATACATCCCCTATTTCCCCAAACGGTTTTCAACTTACTATGAGCCGTTTCTTGGGGGAGGGGCTATTTTTTTCTATTTGCAGCCGCAATGTTCTTTTCTGATGGATATCAATTCTGAATTGGTCAATGTATTCCGCTGCGTGAGGGATGATGTTGAAGCGTTAATAGACTTACTGAAGGAGCACCGCGATCGCCACTGTGCAGACTATTACTATTCCATTCGCTCCTCTGTCACCAGTTCAAATCTTGAACGAGCTGCGCGCCTGATTTATCTCAATAAAACCTGTTTTAATGGGCTTTATCGGGAAAACTCTAAGGGACAGTTTAATGTTCCAATAGGCAAGTATAAAAATCCTGCAATTTGCGATCCAGAATTATTACGCGCAGCCTCGTGGAGTTTGAAACACAGCCGAATTGAAGTTCAGCCGTTTGAGGTGGTGTTGAGATATGCCAGAGGTGAAGAAGACTTTGTTTACTTCGATCCACCCTACCATCCCATTAGTGCAACCAGTAAATTTACGGCTTATAATCGCTATTCTTTTTCCCAGGAAGATCAGATCCGGCTGCGCGACACATTTGCCCGGCTGGCAAATCGGGGCGTTAAAGTTATGCTTTCCAATTCGGACTGTCCTTTTATTCGAGATCTCTACAGAGATTTCACAATTCATACAATTTATGCGTCGCGATCGATTAACTCAAACACAGAGAAACGTGGAAAAATCACTGAGTTGTTAATCACCTGCTGA
- a CDS encoding FHA domain-containing protein, with product MIDSQSLAEYSYQTIKASSDEELEQRLGLYRVFLKLYEHHRGLLDEILDLENTDGRSRTALRYVQGVVQSHQTHLITNLPKGKTQILCQPDLTWVIGRDRKAPISVQDKRLSRRHAVLQYVEGEGFYLVDLESTNGSFVNGEPVRYCTLLKDGDQLRLGSLAFTFFVGNRSTISDPLPSDVLDQVNTIRRAIASPPKDSTDSGYSTLPEDWDSSLPVTTGETSTFPVTPTPGGNLLPELAIPQISTNQQAEILDRFLKR from the coding sequence ATGATCGATTCACAGTCATTGGCTGAATACTCGTACCAGACGATCAAAGCTTCCAGCGATGAGGAGTTGGAACAGCGTTTGGGGCTTTACCGGGTATTTCTGAAACTTTATGAGCATCATCGGGGTTTACTGGACGAAATTCTGGATCTGGAAAACACGGATGGCAGAAGCCGTACTGCATTGCGATATGTGCAGGGAGTCGTGCAGAGTCACCAGACCCATCTGATCACCAATTTACCGAAAGGCAAGACGCAAATCCTCTGCCAACCGGACTTGACCTGGGTAATTGGACGCGATCGCAAAGCACCGATTTCAGTTCAGGATAAACGCCTCTCTCGCCGACACGCGGTTCTTCAATATGTTGAAGGGGAAGGATTTTACCTGGTTGATCTGGAAAGTACTAATGGTTCGTTTGTGAATGGGGAACCTGTGCGGTACTGCACCCTGCTGAAAGATGGAGACCAGCTTCGTCTGGGCAGTCTGGCATTTACTTTTTTCGTTGGCAATCGTTCCACCATATCAGACCCCTTACCGTCCGATGTATTGGATCAGGTCAATACCATACGAAGGGCGATCGCTTCTCCGCCTAAAGACTCTACCGATTCTGGTTACTCAACCCTGCCGGAAGATTGGGATAGTTCGTTGCCGGTGACCACTGGGGAAACCTCAACCTTCCCGGTTACCCCAACGCCTGGAGGCAATTTGTTGCCAGAGCTGGCAATTCCTCAAATCAGCACAAACCAGCAGGCGGAAATTTTAGATCGCTTCCTCAAACGGTAA
- a CDS encoding sugar transferase: MQSALPMTVSDFSAPISPNVDVPHPSASSFCKRVLDIVGSLLGLTILGILFLPIAIAIKLDSPGPVLYCQERYGLMGRPFRIYKFRSMVENADLLKAQITNEAKGLIFKNESDPRITRVGKFLRRTSLDEFPQFWNVLLGEMSLVGTRPPTADEVSRYEAHHWQRLRVKPGLTGEWQVNGRSQIKDFEDVVRLDLQYQDQWHPLYDLVLIFRTVYVIFAKVGAY, translated from the coding sequence ATGCAGTCTGCTCTACCAATGACAGTCAGTGATTTTTCTGCTCCTATTTCACCGAATGTAGACGTGCCTCACCCTTCAGCATCCTCCTTTTGCAAGCGGGTCTTGGATATTGTGGGTAGTCTGCTGGGTCTGACGATACTCGGGATCTTATTTTTACCGATCGCGATCGCCATCAAGCTTGACAGCCCTGGTCCAGTCCTGTACTGCCAGGAGCGCTATGGGCTGATGGGGCGACCATTCCGTATTTACAAATTTCGTTCGATGGTGGAAAATGCGGATTTGCTGAAAGCCCAGATTACAAATGAAGCAAAAGGGCTGATCTTCAAAAATGAATCGGATCCGCGCATCACTCGTGTTGGTAAGTTTCTGCGGCGTACCAGTTTAGATGAGTTTCCCCAGTTCTGGAATGTTCTGTTGGGTGAGATGAGTCTGGTGGGAACAAGACCCCCGACCGCTGATGAGGTGTCTCGCTATGAAGCGCACCATTGGCAGCGCCTCCGAGTCAAGCCGGGTCTGACGGGGGAGTGGCAGGTAAATGGGCGATCGCAGATTAAAGATTTTGAAGATGTCGTCAGGCTGGATTTGCAATATCAGGACCAATGGCATCCGCTTTACGATCTGGTGCTCATCTTTCGGACTGTGTATGTGATCTTTGCCAAAGTAGGTGCCTACTAG
- a CDS encoding pentapeptide repeat-containing protein has translation MALEEQIALLYQGVDHWNEWRLANPRVAINLSDADLSQANLHGMNLQAANLDGADLSYANLSSANLSQANLHVANLERANLSHANLSHAILYIANLDRADLHLADLSKADLRWAGLIETNLKQANLKQANLHGANLKSANLVGAILTQTNLTEANLDRTNLTNADLKGAILPDGSVHP, from the coding sequence ATGGCGCTAGAGGAGCAAATAGCCCTGCTGTACCAGGGAGTTGACCACTGGAATGAGTGGCGGCTGGCTAATCCCAGAGTTGCCATTAACCTGAGTGACGCAGATTTGAGTCAGGCAAATCTGCATGGGATGAATCTCCAGGCAGCCAATCTGGATGGGGCTGATCTGAGTTATGCCAATCTCAGCAGTGCCAACCTCAGTCAGGCCAACCTGCATGTGGCTAATCTGGAACGAGCTAACCTGAGCCATGCCAACCTGAGCCATGCCATTCTCTATATTGCCAACCTGGATCGAGCAGACCTCCATCTGGCAGACCTGAGCAAAGCCGATCTAAGATGGGCAGGATTGATTGAGACAAACCTGAAACAGGCAAACCTGAAACAGGCAAACCTCCACGGTGCTAACCTGAAATCTGCTAATCTCGTTGGAGCCATCCTCACGCAAACCAATCTGACGGAAGCCAATCTCGATCGCACCAACCTCACCAACGCTGACCTGAAGGGGGCGATTTTACCTGATGGAAGCGTGCATCCGTAG
- a CDS encoding M23 family metallopeptidase: protein MIDVLLSALPPQASQLAESARVEPPPVEQSVPQQAVSPPLPKPTVSVPESIPSEASTLRSPAALSLMGTKPATTAVSPRQTDTLQPVQPSVQSPVTPLRQTASTPATRPPQNAVASQLPPSKAAQVKPARAISNLSQKATQTIARPVPKTSVPPTTASSGKPEQSSSPEQSLSEQEQSQSVPAATLRTDDVRLRAIEAAKAERLKLLDQKLAEIVAREKPMKEERMRQNLKAIAIRQAEAGQIEQARLTAKDLVLTLEEQTVLKTQIDSLAKRQPVAQPSRPELPIPTTRLRQSQPTAQAAPAYPTYPTYPTYGMPGPTLGSNLRLSQLGWPLGNGNLRLAFPLPFPAQLTSGFGWRVHPISGDRRFHRGIDLAAAIGTPVVAAFSGRVEVADWMGGYGMTIILTHPNSTQTLYAHLSEIFVKPGDVIEQGSLIGRVGTTGLSTGPHLHFELHQMTDSGWLAIDPGLQLETAQTMLVQAMQTAQVPARVAAISPPQSFLPIPPPPTQKFDFLHNY, encoded by the coding sequence ATGATAGACGTACTTCTTTCTGCCCTTCCCCCCCAGGCATCTCAACTGGCTGAATCTGCCAGGGTCGAACCTCCCCCTGTGGAACAGTCCGTACCCCAGCAGGCCGTTTCTCCCCCGTTGCCAAAGCCTACCGTCAGCGTTCCAGAGTCCATTCCTTCGGAAGCGTCAACGCTGCGATCGCCTGCTGCACTTTCACTGATGGGAACAAAGCCCGCCACAACGGCTGTTTCGCCCAGGCAGACGGACACACTTCAACCAGTGCAGCCTTCAGTGCAGTCTCCAGTCACCCCCCTCAGGCAGACTGCCAGCACACCTGCAACCCGTCCACCCCAAAATGCAGTTGCCAGCCAATTGCCCCCATCAAAAGCAGCCCAGGTGAAACCCGCCAGGGCGATCAGCAACCTGAGTCAGAAAGCAACCCAGACAATTGCCCGGCCAGTTCCCAAAACCTCTGTCCCGCCAACGACTGCCAGTTCTGGCAAACCTGAACAATCATCGTCACCTGAACAATCATTGTCTGAGCAGGAACAGTCCCAGTCAGTGCCAGCCGCTACACTCCGGACGGACGATGTCAGGCTGCGGGCGATTGAAGCTGCTAAAGCAGAACGACTCAAGCTTCTCGACCAAAAACTGGCAGAAATTGTTGCCAGAGAAAAGCCGATGAAAGAGGAACGGATGCGGCAAAATCTGAAGGCGATCGCAATCAGGCAGGCAGAGGCCGGGCAAATTGAGCAGGCACGGTTAACCGCAAAAGACCTGGTTTTGACCCTGGAGGAGCAAACAGTGCTGAAAACCCAGATTGATAGTTTGGCAAAAAGGCAGCCTGTCGCCCAGCCATCCAGACCAGAGTTGCCGATTCCAACCACCCGATTGCGTCAAAGTCAGCCCACTGCGCAAGCAGCCCCTGCCTACCCTACCTATCCTACCTACCCTACCTATGGGATGCCTGGTCCAACCCTGGGCAGTAATCTTCGGTTAAGTCAACTGGGATGGCCATTGGGGAATGGCAACCTTCGTCTGGCATTTCCGCTACCATTTCCTGCCCAGCTAACCTCTGGCTTTGGCTGGCGAGTTCACCCAATCTCAGGCGATCGCCGCTTCCATCGGGGAATTGACCTGGCGGCTGCGATCGGTACCCCTGTGGTTGCGGCCTTCTCTGGCAGAGTCGAAGTTGCCGACTGGATGGGGGGATACGGGATGACCATTATCCTCACCCACCCCAACTCTACCCAGACTCTCTATGCTCACCTCTCAGAAATTTTCGTCAAGCCCGGCGATGTCATTGAGCAGGGTAGCCTGATTGGTCGAGTGGGCACTACGGGGCTGTCCACCGGACCTCACCTCCACTTTGAACTGCATCAGATGACGGATAGTGGTTGGCTGGCGATCGATCCTGGTCTTCAACTGGAAACGGCTCAGACCATGCTGGTTCAGGCCATGCAAACCGCCCAAGTTCCTGCCAGAGTTGCGGCTATCTCACCTCCCCAATCCTTCCTGCCTATTCCACCTCCCCCAACTCAGAAATTTGATTTTCTGCACAACTATTGA
- a CDS encoding pre-peptidase C-terminal domain-containing protein, with the protein MPAEVYLGPLGTTRTINNFVGGNDSSDTFAFSLSSSQNVNLSLTGLSANADLRLFRARSSGGFLEPIEEVARSERSSNQSESIDRVLGPGIYIAEVYQFSGNTNYTLQISPNPSTTDLLNIGPLHGAQVFSGFVGNTNQSDTYRFNLTTTSHLDLALTGMSGDADLRIAFDRNGNGVIDPGETIASSIRASNADESIRLQSLAAGTYLAEVYRFNNHNTHYRLGLSTTAANAPQSGVDLIGQFGTIQLPDVRNADSTGQVQFFVSNQGSRIGSGPITVSLYASTNPTYDSNDELLATQRLNLNLLPGQSQRYSFSFDAPTVVAPGSYYLIARIDSYNAIAETNEQNNIVSTHVSAPGTDVVLDWNATLLNAIQADGTAPPLAARNQAIVQAAVFDAVNAIVRQYGSYSVTINPSFAFGASAEAAAAAAAHRALSVLYPNQTAVFDAQLQRSLADIPDGFAETRGVEIGRFVADQILALRSNDGSSSAQVIYTPGTTPGSYQPTHSNNFVLLPNWGRVTPFAIPGPLAVGLDGPPIYGSNQYAIELNQVQALGGINSFVRTADQTETAIFWAYDRPDTFRPPGQWNQIAQNIALQEGTSLIDNARLFALLNIAQADASITAWEAKFRYNQLRPVTAIHRANQDGNSQTVANPDWQPLLPTPPFPDYVSGHSAFGAAAAGVLAYFFGDNYQFSITSQEIPGVYRSFDSFWRAAEENGISRIVGGIHVQSANEDGLLTGYTVANYVVQNLLV; encoded by the coding sequence ATGCCAGCAGAAGTCTATCTTGGCCCCTTAGGGACAACCCGAACAATCAATAACTTTGTGGGCGGGAATGATTCCAGCGATACCTTTGCCTTCAGCCTCAGTTCCTCCCAAAACGTCAATTTATCCCTGACCGGATTGAGTGCCAACGCAGACTTGCGGCTTTTTCGGGCCAGAAGTAGTGGCGGTTTTCTGGAGCCGATCGAAGAAGTTGCCCGGTCTGAGCGCAGTTCCAATCAAAGTGAATCGATTGATCGGGTTCTGGGACCAGGAATTTACATTGCAGAGGTCTATCAGTTCAGTGGCAACACAAACTACACATTGCAAATTTCTCCAAACCCTTCAACTACAGACTTACTCAATATTGGTCCCCTCCACGGTGCCCAGGTATTTTCAGGGTTTGTGGGAAACACCAACCAGTCTGATACCTACCGATTCAATTTAACCACGACCAGCCATCTGGATTTGGCTCTGACTGGAATGTCCGGTGATGCCGATCTTCGGATCGCTTTCGATCGCAATGGCAATGGGGTCATTGATCCAGGGGAAACCATTGCGTCCTCCATTCGAGCATCCAACGCGGATGAGTCCATTCGGTTGCAATCCTTAGCTGCGGGAACTTACCTGGCTGAGGTTTACCGATTTAATAACCACAATACCCATTACCGATTGGGACTATCGACGACAGCCGCCAATGCTCCCCAGTCTGGTGTGGATTTGATTGGGCAATTTGGAACCATTCAACTCCCGGATGTCCGCAATGCCGATAGTACAGGACAGGTGCAGTTTTTTGTTTCCAATCAGGGTTCCCGAATTGGCAGCGGACCGATTACTGTCAGTCTCTATGCCTCAACTAATCCAACCTATGACAGCAATGATGAACTGCTGGCAACTCAGCGCCTGAATTTAAACCTATTGCCGGGGCAATCCCAGCGGTATAGTTTTAGTTTCGATGCCCCAACCGTTGTGGCCCCAGGGTCTTACTATCTGATTGCCCGCATTGATTCCTACAATGCGATCGCCGAAACCAACGAACAAAACAATATTGTCAGTACCCATGTTTCTGCCCCTGGAACGGATGTGGTGCTGGATTGGAATGCCACCCTGCTGAATGCGATTCAGGCTGATGGCACGGCTCCACCACTGGCAGCCCGCAATCAGGCGATCGTCCAGGCAGCCGTTTTTGATGCGGTGAATGCGATCGTCCGCCAGTACGGCAGCTATTCCGTCACCATTAACCCCAGTTTTGCGTTTGGTGCTTCCGCTGAAGCCGCTGCCGCTGCTGCTGCCCATCGAGCACTGTCTGTCCTCTACCCTAACCAGACAGCGGTTTTTGATGCTCAACTTCAGCGATCGCTGGCAGACATTCCCGATGGTTTCGCCGAAACCAGAGGAGTTGAGATTGGGCGATTTGTTGCCGATCAAATTCTGGCATTGCGATCAAATGATGGTTCAAGTTCTGCCCAGGTAATTTACACTCCCGGCACCACCCCTGGCAGCTACCAGCCCACCCATTCTAATAATTTCGTTTTGTTACCTAACTGGGGGCGGGTGACACCCTTTGCCATTCCTGGTCCACTTGCTGTTGGGTTGGATGGACCACCCATCTATGGCAGCAATCAATATGCCATCGAACTGAATCAGGTGCAGGCGTTAGGCGGCATTAACAGTTTCGTGCGCACGGCTGACCAGACTGAAACCGCTATCTTCTGGGCATACGATCGCCCCGATACCTTCAGACCGCCCGGACAGTGGAACCAGATTGCCCAGAACATTGCCCTCCAGGAAGGCACCTCTTTAATTGACAACGCTCGCTTATTCGCCTTGCTCAATATCGCCCAGGCAGATGCCAGTATCACCGCCTGGGAAGCCAAATTCCGTTACAACCAACTGCGTCCCGTCACCGCGATTCACCGGGCAAACCAGGATGGCAACTCACAAACCGTTGCAAACCCAGACTGGCAACCTCTGTTACCCACCCCACCTTTTCCAGACTATGTTTCTGGGCATTCTGCCTTTGGTGCCGCTGCGGCTGGAGTCCTCGCCTATTTCTTTGGCGACAACTACCAGTTCAGCATCACTTCCCAGGAAATCCCAGGGGTATACCGTTCCTTTGATAGTTTCTGGCGGGCCGCAGAAGAGAATGGCATCAGCCGGATTGTGGGTGGAATTCACGTCCAGTCTGCCAATGAAGATGGGCTGTTGACCGGCTATACCGTAGCCAACTACGTCGTTCAAAATCTCTTAGTTTAA
- a CDS encoding tetratricopeptide repeat protein produces the protein MFACTHLGRDFSKAVLTLLTLSFVVTPPAVGFSSYLEKPVLAQPSIAPGIPADQLFQEGQKRLVNAQNQMALAHFQQALKLYRQGGDRQGEANTLSAVGDAQYNLEKYEQALESYSQALVVYRQLDDRKGEATTLNNIGAVYESQKQYPQALKFYEQALKLRQAIGDLAGEGTTLNNLAGVYLSQGDFDRALREYSAALKNRWLMGDRWGEATTLNNIGFVCRRTAQFHQSKGDAEKSREWYKSALDHYQASLAIRRMLKDRLGEATTLNNLGFIYRSLADYPDAQNPKAQETALDEARQTYVRAAEIFSQLGDRKGEATALNNLGGIYFNQGKYSDALKVYERALIATRITNNLPEQATTLSNIAFIYRTQADATRAKQSEPEGTPNAGPKEYEQQYMKALDFYQQALAIIRRVGDRESEGATLNNIGGVNISLKRYADAMKAYQAALQIYEQLNDLPGQGTTRYNIGVTYAHQEKYTEALNFYKGAKTIYEKLSDNTRSLEIINAIKAIENRQKAI, from the coding sequence ATGTTTGCTTGCACGCACTTAGGTAGGGACTTTTCTAAAGCTGTGTTGACCTTACTGACCCTATCTTTTGTAGTCACTCCTCCGGCTGTTGGGTTTTCTTCCTATCTGGAAAAACCAGTTCTGGCGCAACCCTCGATCGCACCTGGGATTCCGGCTGACCAGTTATTTCAGGAAGGCCAGAAACGGCTCGTGAATGCCCAAAACCAGATGGCGCTGGCTCATTTTCAGCAAGCTCTGAAACTGTATCGTCAGGGCGGCGATCGCCAGGGCGAAGCCAACACCCTCAGCGCTGTTGGGGATGCCCAATACAACCTGGAGAAATATGAGCAAGCACTGGAGTCCTATAGCCAGGCTCTGGTGGTCTATCGCCAGTTGGATGACCGCAAAGGTGAGGCAACCACGCTAAACAATATCGGGGCTGTGTACGAGAGTCAGAAGCAATATCCGCAGGCTCTCAAGTTTTATGAGCAAGCCCTTAAATTACGTCAGGCGATTGGTGATCTGGCAGGCGAAGGTACTACTCTGAACAATCTGGCAGGGGTCTACCTGAGCCAGGGAGACTTTGACCGGGCGTTGAGAGAATATAGTGCTGCCCTGAAAAACCGCTGGCTAATGGGCGATCGCTGGGGGGAAGCCACGACTCTGAACAATATTGGTTTTGTATGCCGCCGCACTGCCCAGTTCCACCAAAGCAAGGGAGACGCGGAAAAGAGCAGGGAATGGTATAAAAGCGCCCTGGACCATTACCAGGCGTCGCTGGCAATTCGTCGAATGCTAAAGGATCGGCTGGGGGAAGCCACCACCCTGAACAATTTGGGCTTTATTTATCGCAGTCTGGCAGACTACCCAGATGCTCAGAACCCTAAGGCTCAGGAGACAGCGCTGGACGAGGCGCGGCAAACTTACGTCAGAGCCGCAGAAATTTTCAGTCAGTTGGGCGATCGCAAAGGCGAAGCCACCGCCCTCAACAACCTTGGCGGGATCTACTTCAATCAGGGAAAATATTCTGATGCCCTTAAGGTTTACGAAAGAGCCTTAATTGCCACCAGAATTACCAACAACTTACCAGAGCAGGCCACTACATTAAGCAACATTGCATTTATCTATCGTACTCAGGCAGATGCCACCAGAGCAAAACAATCAGAGCCGGAAGGCACCCCCAACGCTGGACCCAAAGAGTATGAACAGCAGTATATGAAGGCGCTGGATTTCTATCAGCAGGCGCTTGCCATCATCCGGCGGGTTGGCGATCGCGAGTCGGAGGGGGCAACACTGAACAACATTGGTGGAGTCAATATCAGCCTGAAGCGATATGCTGACGCCATGAAGGCTTACCAGGCTGCTTTACAAATCTATGAGCAGTTAAATGACTTACCAGGTCAGGGCACAACCCGCTACAACATTGGAGTTACCTACGCCCACCAGGAAAAATATACAGAAGCGCTCAATTTTTATAAAGGGGCAAAGACCATCTACGAGAAGTTGAGCGACAACACCCGCAGCCTTGAAATTATCAATGCAATCAAAGCCATTGAAAACCGGCAGAAAGCGATTTAG